A genome region from Alkalimarinus coralli includes the following:
- a CDS encoding DUF3549 family protein, with translation MEYPTSLNSLLASTGLKYRWINIGRGIRNMTQEQFESIESCQSVYPWPLNYQAQFALIVWNPSQDQQHTIWFFKLPLDEQGLIIPQARDALILELLAMLGITTSAQQNQGATSVYTFEPDNEQKAAIHAKVSKILAEPPSTWFQPVLDYLSNTNPNTPWSSLGLQGFADIVERISENKMSALLTDAVSWVDAPVFEALCHFIQNKRAPSILLAAIAQRVNQSLSETETPPLPASFYCSAIRAFAQVETNDNGLTCITSILSSPAGENPAVLESLALYCWHYLKNKTLMKQYLDNLSQVPNGQPLFNQQVSDLMFVPDMRPEVLAQFRNPERSESLGVAIGNLMSGMKS, from the coding sequence ATGGAATACCCTACATCTTTAAACTCGCTACTTGCATCCACCGGGCTAAAATACCGCTGGATTAATATTGGTAGAGGTATTCGTAACATGACTCAAGAGCAGTTTGAGTCAATTGAATCATGCCAGTCTGTATACCCCTGGCCATTAAACTATCAAGCGCAATTTGCATTGATTGTCTGGAACCCAAGCCAAGACCAACAGCACACGATCTGGTTTTTCAAACTTCCACTGGATGAACAAGGCCTGATTATTCCCCAGGCACGGGATGCGCTGATACTAGAGCTCCTGGCAATGCTTGGAATCACCACATCGGCACAGCAAAATCAGGGTGCGACATCTGTCTATACCTTTGAACCAGATAATGAGCAAAAAGCCGCTATTCATGCAAAAGTCAGCAAAATTCTTGCAGAGCCACCCTCAACATGGTTCCAGCCAGTCCTGGACTATTTATCAAATACGAATCCCAATACTCCTTGGAGCAGTCTTGGCTTACAGGGTTTTGCTGATATTGTGGAAAGAATATCGGAAAACAAAATGAGCGCTCTACTTACAGATGCAGTAAGTTGGGTAGATGCGCCCGTTTTCGAAGCATTGTGTCATTTTATTCAGAATAAGCGGGCACCCAGCATATTGCTAGCCGCCATCGCCCAACGGGTAAACCAGTCTCTTTCTGAAACAGAAACACCGCCACTACCTGCCAGCTTTTATTGCAGTGCTATCAGAGCCTTTGCTCAAGTCGAGACAAACGACAATGGATTAACCTGCATAACCTCGATATTGTCATCCCCTGCAGGAGAGAATCCAGCCGTTTTGGAAAGCTTGGCACTCTATTGCTGGCACTATTTGAAGAATAAAACGCTCATGAAGCAGTATCTGGATAACCTGTCACAGGTGCCAAATGGACAGCCGCTGTTTAATCAACAGGTCTCTGACTTAATGTTTGTCCCGGATATGCGACCTGAAGTGCTGGCACAATTTCGTAATCCAGAGCGTTCTGAAAGCCTGGGAGTGGCAATCGGAAACTTAATGAGTGGAATGAAAAGCTAA
- a CDS encoding YqcC family protein, translating into MHSKIADLLLDIELEMRRLNIWSDLAPTQEQLMSTEPFCIDTMSFPEWIQFVFIERLKCIVEQGGTLPSNSDIAPMAEEYFRGSSLNATAFVALIRAFDQLIMAH; encoded by the coding sequence ATGCATTCAAAAATAGCTGATTTACTGCTAGACATTGAGTTGGAAATGCGGAGGCTAAATATATGGTCAGACCTGGCACCCACTCAAGAGCAGCTAATGAGTACAGAGCCATTCTGTATCGATACCATGAGCTTTCCTGAATGGATTCAGTTTGTATTCATTGAACGTTTAAAGTGTATTGTAGAGCAGGGGGGAACACTGCCTTCCAACAGTGATATTGCGCCTATGGCGGAAGAATATTTTAGAGGTTCATCGCTGAATGCTACTGCATTTGTTGCGTTGATCAGGGCATTCGACCAGCTAATTATGGCCCATTAA
- the thpR gene encoding RNA 2',3'-cyclic phosphodiesterase yields MNVNKATQYRRCFIGFSIPEPLKSQLIDAQKALKKQPLFQHFRWVPPQNLHITLHFLGNIKPNELAALHSELSCHRLINKPIPISIGSISGFPQHFQGAFTSRSAPFLVANINNHQPLQAFYTTLAQHLAELNLTIETRTYRPHITLARTGKKRNLHRNDRVALPQFSFEQHANVSGYTLFESTPGGQHPVYKPIGEYQ; encoded by the coding sequence ATGAATGTAAATAAAGCTACCCAATATCGGCGTTGTTTTATCGGGTTTAGTATACCGGAGCCGCTCAAGTCACAGCTGATAGACGCACAAAAAGCACTTAAAAAGCAGCCGTTATTCCAACACTTTAGGTGGGTTCCGCCTCAAAACTTACATATTACACTGCACTTTTTGGGAAACATAAAACCGAATGAGCTAGCAGCACTTCACTCGGAACTGAGTTGTCACAGGCTAATAAACAAACCAATTCCAATAAGTATTGGCTCTATTTCCGGTTTTCCTCAGCATTTTCAGGGGGCCTTCACCTCTCGCTCTGCCCCTTTTCTGGTCGCTAACATTAATAACCATCAGCCATTGCAGGCTTTCTATACGACGTTAGCTCAACACCTTGCTGAGCTCAATTTAACAATAGAAACTAGAACCTATCGCCCTCACATAACACTAGCGAGAACCGGGAAAAAAAGAAATTTGCACCGAAATGACAGGGTTGCACTTCCTCAGTTTTCGTTTGAACAACACGCCAATGTTTCCGGTTATACTCTCTTTGAGAGCACACCAGGAGGGCAACACCCTGTTTATAAACCTATCGGCGAATACCAATAG
- a CDS encoding bifunctional diguanylate cyclase/phosphodiesterase, producing the protein MTTGKLSELNISRWFLPIKEHPLRMLVIFVTYLALARLSIFITLPDSPISPLWLPAGFSLAMLFIYGDKPLPALFLAALSGSISGYYSATSSLPDALLLTTSFAVLNTLQPYLIYHFFINVTNASYPFDKDRNLLAFLLGSLLVIVTTSSLFSALTNLLQLNNDISFTLKLLVFTLADFSGILFITPLVLAHHHFRNVRYISEKLLEWSAWFIGLGMITYLAFYQGIQGIFLMLPLTIWAATRFSQPGCTLAVSITLSLAFFVLIYIEPINPASGLYDQVMLEILLAIIIAATLYVSALLEERQKVASKLEDTVLQRTQELQKANQELIDEVYVRKQAEKSFRRSSRRYKALIETAGSPIVVIDTQYVIKQWNSEAETLFGYSRDEVIGKNYIDCFVPQHHQDETAWKITKVVESGGGKENLESEALAFDGTSHSMLWNINRISNSDDEPAQVILIGQDITEIRTTQDQLHHLAHYDILTGAANRRLFEDRCNQALKQSLRHQHPIALINLDIDFFKRINDTLGHDAGDELLKVIADRLTCCVRNEDTIARLGGDEFAVLLADVNGAEGAELVARNILNAITTPIPLPGGELVITSSIGVSLSPNDGVQYAELLKNADMAMYQAKSAGRNNIQFYSPQMNEDMQRQLTIEQELRHAISNNEFKLYYQPIIDIETGQIVALETLLRWQHPNRGLLKPEEFLQVAEQTGQLLAIGEWALQNACLQGKAVQAMSETPVQITLNLSNRQYSHPQLVKTIERVLMETRFNPRFLVLEIEENTITNKLEESVTTLNKLKQLGLTLTIDSFGTGISSLSHLKKLPIDIIKIDRTFIKGIPEDENDMIITETLINIAHQMNLKTFATGIETREQEAFLKINGCRYVQGYLYSNPLPSELLPQLFQEIRKGLRLNEGEQIFLPLD; encoded by the coding sequence ATGACTACCGGTAAACTGTCGGAGTTAAATATAAGCAGGTGGTTCTTACCTATTAAAGAGCACCCTCTTAGAATGCTGGTTATCTTTGTAACCTACTTGGCACTTGCTCGACTGTCTATTTTTATCACTCTGCCTGACTCTCCTATTTCCCCATTGTGGCTACCTGCCGGATTTTCACTGGCAATGCTTTTTATCTATGGTGACAAACCACTGCCTGCACTTTTTTTAGCTGCGTTAAGCGGTTCAATTTCAGGTTATTATTCTGCTACCAGCAGCTTACCCGATGCACTTCTGCTGACTACTTCGTTTGCCGTGCTCAATACCTTGCAACCCTATCTCATTTATCACTTTTTCATCAATGTCACCAATGCGTCATATCCGTTTGATAAAGATCGAAATCTGCTGGCCTTTCTTCTCGGATCACTATTGGTCATCGTCACAACTTCATCACTGTTTTCAGCGCTGACAAACCTTCTGCAGCTCAACAATGATATTAGCTTCACACTAAAGTTACTGGTTTTCACATTAGCGGACTTTTCGGGCATTTTGTTTATTACTCCCCTGGTACTTGCCCACCATCACTTCCGTAACGTTCGATATATTTCGGAAAAGTTGCTCGAATGGAGCGCCTGGTTTATTGGCTTGGGGATGATTACCTACCTTGCGTTTTATCAGGGCATTCAAGGTATTTTTTTGATGCTCCCCTTAACCATTTGGGCTGCGACCCGATTTAGCCAGCCTGGCTGTACGTTGGCCGTATCTATTACACTGTCTCTGGCCTTTTTCGTACTCATCTATATTGAACCCATAAACCCAGCATCCGGCCTCTATGACCAAGTCATGCTGGAGATATTGTTGGCAATCATTATCGCCGCAACGCTTTATGTCAGTGCGTTATTAGAAGAACGCCAAAAGGTCGCCAGCAAACTGGAAGATACCGTTCTTCAACGAACTCAGGAATTGCAAAAAGCCAATCAGGAACTGATCGATGAAGTGTATGTAAGAAAACAGGCAGAGAAATCATTCCGCCGCTCTTCACGTCGCTACAAGGCACTTATCGAGACCGCAGGAAGCCCAATTGTTGTTATTGACACCCAGTACGTGATCAAACAGTGGAACAGCGAGGCCGAAACCCTATTCGGGTATAGCCGAGATGAAGTAATCGGGAAAAACTATATCGACTGTTTTGTTCCCCAGCACCATCAGGATGAAACGGCCTGGAAGATCACTAAAGTTGTTGAAAGCGGTGGGGGAAAGGAGAACCTCGAAAGCGAAGCCCTGGCCTTTGATGGTACATCACACTCCATGCTTTGGAACATCAACCGCATTTCCAATTCAGATGACGAACCCGCTCAGGTTATATTGATAGGGCAAGACATCACTGAAATAAGAACAACTCAGGATCAGCTCCATCACCTGGCCCACTATGACATTCTTACTGGCGCGGCCAACAGACGCCTGTTTGAAGACCGATGTAACCAGGCACTTAAGCAATCTCTAAGACATCAACACCCTATCGCGCTCATTAATCTCGATATTGATTTTTTCAAGCGAATTAACGATACATTGGGCCATGATGCGGGTGATGAACTACTCAAAGTCATCGCAGACAGGCTGACCTGTTGCGTTCGTAATGAAGACACAATCGCCCGCTTAGGGGGGGATGAGTTTGCTGTTCTATTAGCCGACGTTAACGGAGCGGAAGGCGCAGAACTGGTCGCCAGGAATATTTTAAACGCGATCACCACCCCCATTCCTTTACCTGGGGGAGAATTGGTAATCACTTCCAGTATTGGTGTCTCTCTATCCCCCAATGACGGGGTTCAATACGCAGAGCTGTTGAAAAATGCCGATATGGCCATGTATCAGGCAAAAAGCGCTGGGCGTAACAATATACAGTTTTACAGCCCTCAAATGAACGAAGACATGCAGCGACAACTCACAATCGAGCAAGAGCTGCGGCACGCAATCTCAAACAACGAGTTTAAGCTTTATTATCAGCCAATTATTGATATTGAGACCGGCCAAATAGTCGCCTTAGAAACCTTGCTCAGATGGCAGCACCCTAATAGAGGCCTCCTGAAACCTGAAGAGTTTCTACAGGTTGCTGAGCAAACAGGGCAACTACTGGCCATTGGCGAATGGGCGCTCCAAAATGCCTGTTTACAGGGTAAGGCCGTGCAGGCGATGAGCGAAACGCCAGTACAGATCACTCTTAACCTATCAAACCGGCAGTACAGTCACCCACAACTGGTAAAAACGATTGAGCGGGTGTTGATGGAGACCCGTTTCAACCCACGCTTTCTGGTTTTGGAAATTGAAGAAAACACCATCACCAATAAGCTGGAAGAGTCCGTCACCACCCTTAATAAACTTAAGCAGCTAGGACTAACACTCACCATCGATAGTTTTGGCACAGGCATTTCATCCCTGAGTCACCTTAAAAAGCTCCCGATTGATATCATCAAGATCGACCGTACCTTTATCAAAGGTATTCCAGAAGATGAGAATGATATGATCATTACCGAAACGCTGATCAACATCGCCCACCAGATGAACCTCAAGACATTCGCAACCGGTATTGAAACACGCGAGCAGGAGGCATTTTTGAAGATAAACGGCTGTCGCTACGTACAAGGCTACTTATATTCAAACCCGCTCCCGAGCGAGTTACTGCCGCAGTTGTTTCAGGAAATTCGTAAAGGGCTTAGGCTCAACGAAGGCGAGCAGATATTTTTGCCTCTTGACTAG
- the nadC gene encoding carboxylating nicotinate-nucleotide diphosphorylase: MLRSAIIQNVTSALEEDIGSGDITAMLIPQNTHAKANIITREHCVVCGIDWVNEVFKQVDETVHVKWHVSEGDYVKPNTVLFSLEGPARGLLTGERAALNFLQTLSGTATICKEYASLVSHTNVKLLDTRKTIPGLRQAQKYAVTFGGCHNHRIGLYDAFLIKENHIMACGSIQKAVESARAIAPGKPVEVEVESMSELEQALKAKADIIMLDNFDNTSLVKAVAMSSGTAKLEASGGINKDTLAAIAETGVDYISIGALTKDCKAIDLSMRFSL; this comes from the coding sequence ATATTGCGCTCCGCGATCATCCAAAATGTCACCTCAGCTTTAGAAGAAGATATCGGTAGTGGTGATATTACGGCCATGTTGATCCCCCAAAATACTCACGCAAAAGCCAATATCATTACCCGGGAACACTGCGTTGTTTGCGGTATAGATTGGGTCAACGAAGTGTTTAAACAGGTTGATGAAACTGTGCATGTTAAATGGCATGTATCAGAGGGTGATTACGTTAAGCCCAATACAGTCCTCTTTTCACTAGAAGGGCCTGCCCGAGGTTTGCTGACAGGGGAACGTGCCGCACTTAATTTTTTACAGACACTGTCTGGTACTGCGACGATCTGCAAAGAGTATGCATCATTGGTATCCCACACCAACGTGAAGCTGCTGGATACACGGAAAACAATTCCAGGGCTAAGGCAAGCACAGAAATACGCGGTTACATTTGGGGGCTGTCACAATCACCGCATCGGCTTATACGACGCATTCTTAATTAAAGAAAATCACATAATGGCCTGCGGCTCGATCCAAAAGGCGGTTGAGAGTGCTCGCGCTATCGCACCAGGAAAGCCTGTGGAAGTGGAAGTTGAGAGTATGTCTGAGCTTGAACAGGCACTAAAAGCAAAAGCAGATATTATCATGCTCGATAACTTTGACAACACATCACTTGTCAAAGCCGTTGCAATGTCATCAGGTACCGCCAAGCTTGAAGCATCAGGCGGGATTAATAAAGATACCTTGGCAGCCATTGCAGAGACCGGGGTAGACTACATTTCTATAGGAGCACTGACCAAGGATTGCAAGGCTATTGATCTTTCTATGAGGTTTTCGCTCTAA
- a CDS encoding retropepsin-like aspartic protease family protein yields MAEQDSLSPYWLKKLIHPPLWVLYSLGIIVNHQQTMSNQKNTQDVHTQTKTGRNMAIIAWVIGMILLTRFLGVWEDNQLNPNKSLSGISSSDAQIEVALERNRYGHYVFDGKINDQSATFMIDTGATDVVIPKALADDLGLKSYGRSKASTANGIITVYNTTLEKVSIGPITLYNVRASINPAMNSDDVVLMGMSALKQLELRQKSSTLTLIQH; encoded by the coding sequence GTGGCAGAGCAAGACTCACTATCTCCTTATTGGCTGAAAAAACTAATTCACCCACCTCTTTGGGTCTTGTATAGTCTAGGCATCATTGTTAACCATCAGCAGACCATGTCAAACCAGAAAAACACACAAGACGTACACACGCAGACTAAAACCGGCCGAAACATGGCGATTATTGCCTGGGTCATCGGGATGATATTACTTACACGCTTTTTAGGCGTGTGGGAGGACAATCAGCTCAACCCGAACAAATCATTATCTGGGATTTCATCCAGTGACGCTCAAATAGAAGTGGCCCTAGAAAGGAATCGTTATGGCCATTATGTATTTGACGGCAAGATCAATGACCAATCAGCTACTTTTATGATTGATACGGGCGCCACAGATGTAGTCATTCCTAAAGCGCTTGCAGATGATCTAGGGCTAAAATCATATGGCCGCTCAAAAGCATCAACTGCAAACGGTATTATAACGGTCTACAACACGACCCTCGAAAAAGTTAGCATTGGGCCAATAACTCTTTATAATGTCCGCGCCAGCATAAACCCGGCAATGAATTCAGACGACGTTGTATTAATGGGGATGAGCGCGTTAAAGCAACTAGAGCTAAGACAAAAAAGTTCAACACTCACGCTGATTCAGCATTAG
- a CDS encoding DUF1631 domain-containing protein, whose protein sequence is MTQNHNVVDLDKLRAVPDGSNSSGSLPAPLSKVRDLAIGQLKTLLRQLFDNADDALFELADKAGSNGEQAKYFDAMREVRLQRKQIALLMLQSVVRSFNQVGRYKLSGLTSAEMPSSVDSLSLVQNDELEERVAIEGMVSKTRSACGQSIDHYEIRVQTLLPHTKLDQAHTPASPEVLVHSFVNGCKDLQVDIEAKLIVFKLFERYVLNDIEKVYKLVNQKLIDDGVMPDLKQVRSSEKRTGTRSSSNYSRSNQAGTQANNRSNLVDGDTGEVIEEDSNLFESLREMLNSRGSSQPGNMAYAGGNAAGSTGYTEVSRDQVVSVLSDVQQGFSVPEGEGGAISVMNFRGLLIDQMGASGIEEPKLKKVDEDVINLVSMLFEFILDDRQLQPTMKALIARLQIPMLKVAMLDRSFFNKGGHPARKLLNEIANAAIGWNEKPEGSRDPLKEKVESIVQHLLDDFDNDFSVFESLLSEFTRFLDIESRRGQLIEQRTRDAEEGKARNESAKGLVQQSIEQIIANKDVPESALTLLEDGWGQYMSLTYLKHGEQSSEWASALTVAENLVWSVCPDQSMPDARSHLLSLIPGLLKRIRAGLSESSFDQFKASELLKSLEGLHIDALQMLATSASPLREDREASKAQSSPFSESLKSVDSENELHEQGDQRDAINSSLDSVLDDVDSILNAVDGQVETPSTSEPARSEVAHEKQAAEAIVTSSHDVTSSHDVTPDHTVVSDSAASTDSAVAPDSAVASSATVTPDEGNAEPVVKTISETAIDAVATEMVESLRVGSWLEFNEGDKVVRCKLAALIRVTGKYIFVDRSGIKIADKNKQELLQMAQQGQVNILNDGLLFDRALESVIGNLRNNRQD, encoded by the coding sequence ATGACGCAGAATCATAATGTAGTTGACCTTGATAAATTGAGAGCCGTTCCTGACGGCAGTAACTCTTCTGGCTCACTTCCTGCGCCCTTATCGAAGGTGCGGGATCTTGCAATTGGGCAGCTCAAGACATTGCTACGCCAGCTATTCGACAATGCCGATGATGCTCTTTTTGAGTTGGCCGATAAAGCAGGTTCCAATGGCGAGCAGGCAAAGTACTTCGATGCGATGAGAGAAGTGCGACTTCAACGTAAGCAAATAGCGTTGCTGATGCTGCAATCTGTGGTCAGATCCTTTAATCAGGTAGGGCGCTACAAGCTCAGTGGCCTTACCAGTGCTGAAATGCCTTCCAGTGTTGACTCATTAAGTCTTGTTCAAAATGATGAGCTTGAAGAGCGAGTTGCGATTGAGGGAATGGTTAGCAAAACCCGAAGTGCTTGCGGCCAATCTATCGACCATTATGAAATTAGAGTGCAAACGCTTTTACCGCATACCAAGCTGGATCAGGCGCATACTCCAGCAAGTCCAGAAGTTCTTGTTCATAGTTTCGTGAATGGGTGTAAAGACTTGCAGGTGGATATTGAAGCAAAACTAATCGTATTTAAGCTATTTGAACGATATGTCTTAAACGATATTGAAAAAGTGTACAAACTGGTGAACCAGAAGCTTATTGATGATGGTGTTATGCCTGATCTTAAGCAAGTAAGGTCGAGCGAAAAGAGAACTGGAACCAGGTCATCAAGCAATTACTCCCGTTCAAATCAAGCCGGGACGCAGGCTAATAATCGATCCAACCTGGTCGATGGTGATACGGGTGAAGTCATAGAAGAAGATAGTAACTTATTTGAAAGCTTGCGAGAGATGCTTAACTCAAGAGGCAGCAGCCAACCTGGAAACATGGCGTATGCTGGTGGGAATGCCGCAGGTTCGACGGGCTATACAGAGGTAAGCAGGGATCAGGTAGTATCGGTCTTATCTGATGTGCAGCAAGGCTTTTCCGTCCCTGAAGGGGAGGGCGGAGCGATTAGCGTTATGAATTTCAGAGGTCTCCTGATTGATCAGATGGGGGCGTCGGGAATAGAAGAGCCAAAGCTCAAAAAGGTAGATGAAGATGTCATCAATCTGGTATCTATGCTGTTTGAGTTCATATTGGATGATCGTCAATTACAGCCAACAATGAAGGCGTTGATTGCGCGCCTACAGATCCCAATGCTGAAAGTTGCGATGCTGGATCGGAGTTTCTTCAATAAAGGAGGGCATCCGGCCCGGAAACTATTGAACGAGATCGCCAATGCGGCTATTGGCTGGAATGAGAAACCAGAAGGCTCGCGAGACCCTCTGAAAGAGAAAGTTGAAAGCATTGTTCAGCACCTGTTGGATGATTTTGACAATGACTTTAGTGTATTTGAGTCGCTGCTGTCGGAATTTACCCGGTTTCTTGATATCGAAAGTCGACGTGGCCAGCTTATAGAGCAAAGAACCCGTGATGCCGAAGAAGGAAAGGCAAGAAATGAGAGTGCAAAAGGCCTTGTTCAGCAGAGTATCGAACAGATTATTGCCAACAAAGATGTTCCCGAGTCAGCCTTAACACTGCTGGAAGATGGTTGGGGTCAGTATATGTCATTGACCTACCTGAAACACGGAGAACAAAGTTCAGAGTGGGCGAGCGCTTTAACGGTGGCAGAAAATCTGGTTTGGAGTGTATGCCCAGATCAGAGCATGCCAGATGCCAGAAGCCATTTGTTGTCACTTATTCCGGGCTTGCTTAAGCGCATTAGAGCAGGGCTGAGTGAATCTTCTTTTGACCAGTTTAAGGCCAGTGAGCTCCTTAAGTCGCTTGAAGGGTTGCATATCGATGCACTTCAGATGCTGGCCACTTCTGCTTCACCTTTGCGTGAAGATAGAGAGGCGTCAAAAGCTCAATCGTCGCCTTTTTCTGAATCGCTTAAGTCAGTAGACTCCGAGAATGAATTACATGAGCAGGGCGACCAGCGAGATGCAATAAATAGTAGCCTTGATTCGGTTCTGGATGACGTTGATTCGATACTGAATGCGGTGGATGGGCAGGTTGAAACGCCAAGCACTAGCGAACCAGCCCGAAGCGAAGTCGCCCATGAAAAGCAGGCGGCCGAGGCTATTGTTACTTCAAGTCATGACGTTACTTCAAGTCATGACGTTACTCCAGATCATACGGTTGTTTCAGACTCTGCAGCCAGCACAGATTCTGCTGTCGCCCCAGATTCTGCTGTCGCTTCAAGCGCTACAGTGACGCCAGATGAAGGGAATGCAGAGCCGGTAGTTAAAACAATTTCCGAAACTGCGATTGATGCCGTTGCGACAGAGATGGTTGAGTCGTTACGCGTGGGATCTTGGCTTGAGTTTAATGAAGGCGACAAAGTTGTTCGATGCAAACTGGCAGCGCTGATTCGAGTCACTGGCAAATATATCTTTGTTGACCGCAGTGGAATTAAAATAGCGGACAAGAATAAACAGGAGCTGTTGCAGATGGCTCAGCAGGGGCAGGTTAACATCCTCAATGATGGGTTGTTATTTGATCGTGCTCTTGAATCTGTGATTGGTAATTTGAGAAATAACCGACAGGACTAA
- the ampD gene encoding 1,6-anhydro-N-acetylmuramyl-L-alanine amidase AmpD, with protein MVYTSTKSHVAKNMAKADRSKSIDQVQSNVSTPVREGITDGWLNGVTRVASPNFNQRPADTEINLLVIHNISLPPGEYGGDHIERFFTNQLDHSLHPFFKEIEGLKVSSHLLIKRNGEVVQFVPFNQRAWHAGLSVFQTVENCNDFSIGIELEGEDDVPYTSHQYSVLADITRSLMAEYPAISMDRIVGHQHISPGRKTDPGAAFDWTGYFAQVSDGTGDDSRVV; from the coding sequence ATGGTTTATACAAGCACTAAAAGCCACGTTGCAAAAAACATGGCTAAAGCTGATAGATCTAAATCGATAGATCAGGTTCAAAGCAACGTATCGACTCCCGTCCGTGAAGGCATAACCGATGGTTGGCTAAACGGTGTAACACGTGTAGCGTCCCCTAATTTTAATCAACGCCCCGCCGATACTGAAATAAACTTGCTTGTCATACATAATATTAGTTTGCCTCCTGGGGAATATGGGGGAGACCATATTGAACGCTTTTTTACCAATCAACTTGATCACTCTCTGCACCCATTTTTTAAAGAAATTGAAGGCCTTAAGGTTTCGTCTCACTTACTGATTAAGCGAAACGGCGAGGTGGTTCAGTTTGTGCCGTTTAACCAACGAGCGTGGCATGCCGGTCTTTCAGTTTTTCAAACAGTGGAAAACTGCAACGACTTTTCTATTGGTATTGAGCTTGAGGGCGAGGATGATGTTCCTTATACCAGTCACCAATACAGTGTACTAGCAGATATTACACGCAGTTTGATGGCCGAATATCCAGCGATTAGTATGGATAGAATCGTAGGCCATCAACATATTTCACCAGGTAGAAAAACAGACCCTGGAGCAGCGTTTGACTGGACCGGGTATTTTGCGCAGGTAAGCGATGGGACAGGCGATGATTCCCGTGTTGTATAG
- the ampE gene encoding regulatory signaling modulator protein AmpE: MSLVALLISYFLQQKLDLPLSVWFDRMTLQVLRPKQFSMMAKSSTAAFAVLMLILSAYFFFFYLLFFLIDDEFWNIPSLLLQIFVLLLLLGSNGFKEKLELYLRAWRKGDFESAGAMHMALSRANKRRLRSPVLMQNDVSSALLYHNFNRFFMVMFWFMVAGPAFAIVVRVANILAQHSSHKLKVMAVKVSWVAEWFPARLLALSFALMGDFKNTIRQCTLNFADFSTETATVLKRSASSALDGLNVRTEVHSGMGRDALIDNGSKGIEGVRGLLSRSMVLWLGLFAIAVITTV; the protein is encoded by the coding sequence ATGAGTCTTGTTGCGCTGCTGATAAGTTATTTTCTTCAACAAAAGCTGGACTTGCCGTTGAGTGTTTGGTTTGACAGGATGACACTGCAAGTTTTAAGGCCTAAGCAGTTCTCGATGATGGCGAAATCTTCAACTGCGGCTTTCGCTGTGTTGATGCTTATCCTGTCGGCTTATTTCTTCTTTTTTTATCTGCTGTTTTTTCTTATCGATGATGAGTTCTGGAATATTCCTTCGCTGCTGTTGCAGATCTTCGTTTTGCTATTGTTGCTAGGTTCCAATGGGTTTAAGGAAAAGCTGGAGCTTTATTTGCGTGCGTGGAGGAAAGGGGACTTTGAGTCTGCGGGGGCTATGCATATGGCGCTCTCTCGCGCGAATAAGCGCCGTTTACGCAGCCCGGTATTAATGCAAAATGATGTATCCAGCGCGCTTTTGTACCACAACTTTAACCGCTTTTTTATGGTCATGTTTTGGTTTATGGTGGCTGGTCCCGCGTTTGCTATTGTGGTGAGGGTGGCAAATATTCTGGCTCAACACTCATCTCACAAGTTAAAAGTTATGGCGGTAAAAGTGTCCTGGGTTGCGGAGTGGTTTCCTGCCAGATTGTTGGCGTTAAGCTTTGCGCTTATGGGTGACTTCAAGAATACGATTCGCCAGTGCACTCTAAACTTCGCAGACTTTTCTACTGAGACAGCAACAGTGTTAAAGCGCTCGGCGTCGAGCGCACTGGATGGCCTTAATGTTAGAACGGAGGTTCACTCTGGTATGGGGCGAGATGCCCTCATCGATAACGGTTCGAAGGGAATTGAAGGTGTCCGAGGGTTGCTAAGCAGGAGTATGGTTCTCTGGCTAGGCCTTTTTGCCATTGCTGTTATCACTACGGTTTAA